The DNA region GAACCTGTCGTCACAAAACAGAAAAACCAAATGTGCCAGCCGCAGTTCGATTTAAAGCTCCAGAAACAGGAGTAACAACGTACAAAGATATTTGCCGCGGGACGATACAGTTTGAAAACAAAGAATTAGACGATCTCATTATCGCGCGAAGTGATGGTAATCCCACTTACAATTTTGTGGTTGTGGTTGATGACGCCACCATGGAAATTACGCATGTGATTAGAGGCGACGATCACATTAGCAATACGCCAAAACAAGTACTGCTCTACAATGCGCTTGGTTACTCGCTCCCAGCTTTTGCACATTTGCCTATGATTCACGGTTCCGATAAGAAAAAACTTTCTAAACGCCACGGCGCCACTTCGGTTGTTGAATATGAAGCAATGGGTTACCTTCCCGAAGCAATGATCAATTATCTTGCTCGCTTGGGTTGGTCCTATAAAGATCAAGAAATTTTTTCTCGTGACGAACTTGTTTCCCACTTCTCTCTTGAATCGGTAGGACAATCGCCATCCATTTTCGATACCGAAAAACTAGCTTGGGTGAACAGCCAGCACATGGCAAAACTGAGCATTGAAGAGCTTCTTGAAAAAGTAGAGCCCTTTCTGTATCAACTTGGGGTGAAACATATCGATCGCGAATTTGCACTTAAGGCGCTCGCATCTGAAAGAGAAAAAGGAAGAACTCTTTTAGATATTGCGAAGTCTATTTATTTTTATTTCACTGATTCTGTGATTTTTGATGAAGAAGTTGCAAAAGAATTTTTGAATGCAGAAGCAAAAGCAATTTTACATGCTTTGCATACCGAACTGCTTTCTCTTGAGAGTTTTTCTCACGATGGCATCCAAAGCAGCTTTAAAAATGTGATGGAAAAAACACAGCAAAAAATGGGAGCCATCGGAAAACCTTGCAGGGTGGCGCTTGTAGGAAGCTTGGTTGGCCCTGGTATCTATGACATTTTGGAAATTTTAGGCAAAAGAAAATCGCTTCTCCGTTTAGAAGAAGCGATTCAAAAAATTGTTGAATAATTGAGCTAGTACATTTTTATTCTGTTTACATGTACACCCTTTGAGGTCCACGCCACATCATAGCCAATACGTAATCCTACGCATAGGCGATCGACACTGGCGTTCTCTCCCACCAACTCCAATGCTTGAAGCGAAAAATATGCTTCTTCATTGTTGTTGAGACGAACAAATCCAAATTGCTGACGAGGAAAAAAAGAAACAATTTCACCTTTGCTAAACTTATCCATTTCATCAACTTGATAAGCTGGAGCCCCAACAACTGCAGAACATCCCTCCGGCAAGGGCATCCAATGAGCTTCTCGTTTTTGTACTTGGAGCGACATATTACCTCACATATTTATTTGCTTTTCGAGAAAGAGATTTTTTCTCTTCATCACGTATTTCTTTTTTCTCTGCTTCTTTTTGGTAGTTCAGCATTTCATCCACATACATTGATTCACGACGTTGTTCAATTTCTCTTACTCTCACCTGAACCGGAAGCTGGCCTTCAGTGCGAACTATGGTTGGCTTGATAAAGACCATCAGCTCTGTATTTTCTTTTGATCTTGTTTTCGACTTAAAGAGATTGCCCACAACTGGAATGCGAGAAAGTCCGGGGACTCTGCTCTCGGACACAGCATCAGAAAAACGAGTAAGCCCTCCAATTACTGTGGTTTCTCCATCTTTCACCATCACCGTCGTTTGCGCCGTGTTATCTACAATAACGGGAAGCCCGTCAATAGCTCTGGAAAAATCTGGTGAAGAAGTAATGGTTTCAATCTGAAGCTTCACAAAACTATTCATAGAAATCTGCGGAGTTACGTTAAGTTCAACCCCAGTCTCAATTTGCTGAAGCCCAGCTCCGCCAGAAGTTGAAGTGCCACCTTCTCCACCAATATTAATATCGCCACTTGCATTGATGAGCAAAGTTGCTCCACTTCTAATTTTTGCTGCCACTCCATTTGAAGTTACGATGGAAGGATCAGATAAAACATATGCATCACCTTTATTTTCGGCAGCCGATAATTGGATATCGAGATCAATTCCACTTACAACTCTTCCAATAGCAATGGCAGCACCGCTGTTAGGTGAAGAAGCTGGTGTGTTGAAAATAAGATTGTTTCCATTGTCTGCAGCACCAACGGCGGACAATCCAGAAAAAGTTACTTTTCCAGCCGCTCTGTTTGCTCCCCACTGTATACCAAGCGAGCGACCGAAAGATCTTGTCGCTTCAATAATTTTTGCTTCAATGAGAACTTGAGCATCTCGAATATCAACTTGTTCAAGGTACCTTTTGACGTTGTCAATATTTGCTGGAACTTCGCGCACGATAATAGAATTGGTGCGTTCATCTGCAAACACCGAACCTCTTTCAGAAAGCAAAGTTTTTAACTGAACAACCATATCTCTGGCCGTTGCATACTTAAGCCGAAGTGTTTCTGTTTTCAAATCTTCACCAGAATCTTTGAAAAGTTTTCCTTCACCAAGGCGAATCACCCCACCCTCTACAGTGTA from Deltaproteobacteria bacterium CG11_big_fil_rev_8_21_14_0_20_42_23 includes:
- a CDS encoding glutamate--tRNA ligase, with the translated sequence MSVKVRFAPSPTGSLHIGGARTALFNWLYARHSNGKFLLRIEDTDRERSTKAFEESILAGMKWLGLDWDEEPLYQSSRLEIHQAHIQKLLDEGNAYYCTCSSELLEQKREAALKAGKKPVYDRTCRHKTEKPNVPAAVRFKAPETGVTTYKDICRGTIQFENKELDDLIIARSDGNPTYNFVVVVDDATMEITHVIRGDDHISNTPKQVLLYNALGYSLPAFAHLPMIHGSDKKKLSKRHGATSVVEYEAMGYLPEAMINYLARLGWSYKDQEIFSRDELVSHFSLESVGQSPSIFDTEKLAWVNSQHMAKLSIEELLEKVEPFLYQLGVKHIDREFALKALASEREKGRTLLDIAKSIYFYFTDSVIFDEEVAKEFLNAEAKAILHALHTELLSLESFSHDGIQSSFKNVMEKTQQKMGAIGKPCRVALVGSLVGPGIYDILEILGKRKSLLRLEEAIQKIVE